A genomic stretch from Bacterioplanes sanyensis includes:
- a CDS encoding glycine betaine ABC transporter substrate-binding protein, with translation MRNWCLLLWFVTALSWAECKTVNFGLVDWTDLRATTAVASELLQELGYRPRQNEMEVATIYEQLAAGKLDAYLGLWLPSGQAQVDPYIAKRQVELLAKNIPQARYSIAVPEYVYQAGVRSIDDIGQHRQQFAGRLHGLEQGNSANKYLRGLIDSNQHQLGGFNLIELPESLMLRQVNRYHKDQQWVAFLAWEPHPMNEMYQVKYLSGAEDHFGPNTGLSSVHTMVRAGYSQECANVTNLLRQIQIPAEQVAGIMDMIVNQFVPAERAARQWMFTHPHLVTAWLDGVTREDGTPIDMDALIASMELRIGN, from the coding sequence ATGCGGAATTGGTGTTTGCTGTTGTGGTTTGTAACGGCGCTGAGCTGGGCGGAATGTAAGACCGTCAATTTCGGCTTGGTGGATTGGACCGATTTGCGCGCCACCACCGCTGTTGCCAGTGAGTTGCTGCAGGAGCTGGGCTATCGACCTCGTCAGAACGAAATGGAAGTGGCCACTATTTACGAACAGCTCGCGGCCGGTAAACTCGATGCTTACCTGGGGTTGTGGCTGCCGTCGGGGCAAGCGCAAGTGGACCCTTACATCGCCAAACGCCAAGTCGAGCTGTTAGCCAAGAACATTCCGCAAGCACGTTATTCCATTGCGGTACCGGAATACGTCTACCAGGCCGGTGTGCGCTCGATTGATGACATCGGTCAGCACAGACAACAGTTTGCCGGTCGCTTGCACGGTCTTGAGCAAGGCAACAGCGCCAATAAATATTTGCGTGGTCTGATCGACTCCAACCAGCACCAATTGGGTGGCTTTAATCTGATCGAACTGCCCGAAAGCCTGATGCTGCGTCAGGTAAATCGTTACCACAAAGACCAGCAGTGGGTGGCGTTTTTGGCGTGGGAGCCGCACCCGATGAATGAAATGTATCAGGTGAAGTACCTGAGCGGCGCCGAAGATCACTTTGGCCCCAACACTGGATTATCGTCCGTGCACACCATGGTGCGGGCTGGTTACTCCCAAGAGTGCGCTAATGTGACCAATTTGCTGCGTCAAATCCAGATTCCTGCTGAGCAAGTGGCGGGTATTATGGACATGATTGTGAATCAATTTGTCCCTGCAGAGCGCGCCGCACGTCAGTGGATGTTCACTCACCCACACCTGGTGACGGCATGGCTGGACGGCGTCACTCGCGAAGATGGCACGCCGATCGATATGGATGCGCTGATCGCCAGTATGGAACTGCGTATTGGTAATTAA
- a CDS encoding S-methyl-5'-thioinosine phosphorylase, whose translation MAEHITAIIGGTGLTQIDGPEQLSAEPVITELGAPSSTPQRGVWQQQPVVFLSRHGHPHAIPPHKINYRANLLALQQLGVNRIIAVNAVGGIHPDMGSGAIVIPQQLVDYTWGRESTFFDGDFMPLQHIDFTHPYDETLRQQLLTAAKACNITVHDHGVYGATQGPRLETIAEIQKLQHDGCDLVGMTGMPEAALARELNIPYASICLVVNPAAGKSDELITMDYIRQVLDHGMHQVIRVIEGLLQSDNN comes from the coding sequence ATGGCAGAGCACATCACCGCCATTATTGGTGGCACCGGATTAACGCAAATAGATGGGCCGGAGCAGCTCAGCGCAGAACCTGTTATTACCGAATTAGGCGCACCGTCATCGACGCCGCAACGCGGCGTTTGGCAGCAGCAACCTGTGGTGTTTTTGTCACGCCATGGTCATCCGCATGCGATTCCTCCGCATAAAATCAATTACCGCGCCAACCTGCTGGCACTGCAGCAATTGGGAGTAAACCGCATTATTGCTGTCAATGCTGTGGGCGGTATTCATCCGGATATGGGCAGTGGGGCCATTGTGATTCCGCAGCAATTGGTGGATTACACTTGGGGCCGTGAGTCGACATTTTTTGATGGCGACTTTATGCCGTTGCAACACATTGATTTCACTCACCCTTATGACGAAACACTGCGCCAGCAACTGCTGACTGCGGCCAAGGCTTGTAACATCACGGTGCACGATCACGGTGTGTATGGCGCGACTCAAGGACCACGGTTAGAAACCATCGCAGAGATCCAGAAGCTGCAGCACGATGGCTGCGACCTGGTTGGCATGACAGGCATGCCCGAAGCGGCGCTGGCGCGTGAGCTCAATATTCCTTACGCCAGTATTTGCTTGGTGGTGAACCCGGCGGCTGGCAAGTCCGATGAGTTAATCACCATGGACTACATTCGCCAGGTACTGGACCATGGCATGCATCAGGTCATTCGTGTGATTGAAGGGCTGTTACAGTCCGATAACAATTAG
- the nagZ gene encoding beta-N-acetylhexosaminidase → MSEHRLNVEAVGVVADLAGLEVREGEWALLQHPMLSGIILFARNYQDPQQLATLCASIHDARPDLLICIDQEGGRVQRCRSGFTLIPPMLTFESLWQQQPEQTLSLVHDTGWLMATELIACGVDVSFAPVLDIEYGRSRVIGDRAFGHDADSVTALASAWIDGMGEAGMMATGKHFPGHGAVVADSHHELPVDERTEAQLQRDWQPFECLIKQRKLSAVMPAHVVYPALDEQHTAGFSPVWLQDVLRKRLGFDGVVFSDDLSMQGAAGAGGYAQRAQLAINAGANALLACNDPQGAQQVLQQAQRSGRPRLDLSTFIAGVEKQKQAQQNRDGQRAKDIRARLSRLNA, encoded by the coding sequence ATGTCTGAACATCGATTGAATGTAGAAGCCGTCGGTGTCGTTGCCGACCTTGCTGGCCTTGAAGTGCGCGAGGGTGAATGGGCGCTGCTGCAGCACCCTATGCTCAGCGGCATCATTTTATTCGCGCGTAATTACCAAGACCCGCAGCAGCTGGCAACACTGTGCGCCAGCATTCACGACGCTCGCCCGGATTTGCTGATCTGTATCGATCAGGAAGGTGGCCGAGTGCAGCGTTGTCGCAGCGGTTTCACCTTGATTCCGCCAATGCTGACGTTTGAATCTCTGTGGCAACAGCAGCCCGAGCAAACGCTGTCACTTGTACATGATACGGGCTGGTTGATGGCCACTGAATTGATCGCTTGTGGGGTGGATGTGAGTTTTGCGCCAGTACTCGACATCGAATACGGACGGTCGCGTGTCATTGGCGATCGCGCTTTTGGCCACGACGCCGATAGCGTCACGGCATTGGCGTCGGCCTGGATCGACGGCATGGGCGAGGCTGGCATGATGGCTACAGGCAAGCACTTTCCGGGTCACGGCGCGGTGGTGGCAGACTCGCACCATGAGCTGCCCGTGGATGAGCGCACCGAGGCGCAGTTACAGCGCGACTGGCAACCATTTGAGTGTTTGATTAAGCAACGTAAGTTGTCGGCTGTGATGCCTGCACACGTGGTCTATCCAGCGTTGGATGAACAGCATACCGCCGGTTTTTCTCCCGTCTGGTTGCAGGATGTATTGCGCAAGCGACTCGGCTTTGACGGCGTTGTTTTCAGCGATGATCTGTCGATGCAAGGGGCAGCCGGTGCGGGTGGCTATGCACAGCGAGCACAGCTAGCGATTAATGCCGGAGCAAATGCGCTGCTGGCATGCAACGATCCGCAAGGCGCCCAGCAAGTTCTGCAGCAAGCACAGCGCTCAGGCCGGCCAAGGCTGGATTTAAGCACGTTTATTGCTGGCGTTGAAAAACAAAAACAGGCTCAGCAAAACCGCGATGGCCAGCGTGCAAAGGACATTCGTGCTCGACTTAGCCGCCTGAATGCCTAA
- a CDS encoding L,D-transpeptidase, whose translation MLMQADFPLIEISIADQALRLSTLDACHLFSVSTAAAGVGERDGSGQTPRGWHRVRAQIGDGAPKGTVFVGRRPTGEVYNHRLAQQHPQRDWILTRILWLQGLEVGFNRGDGVDSMRRFIYIHGTPDSEPMGQPRSHGCIRMRNADVMRLAELVYPGTLVWIQPHSFSAIPCLNID comes from the coding sequence ATGCTGATGCAAGCTGATTTTCCACTGATAGAAATTTCCATTGCCGATCAGGCACTGCGTTTGTCCACCCTGGATGCCTGCCACCTGTTTTCGGTGTCGACCGCCGCCGCCGGCGTCGGTGAGCGCGATGGCAGCGGTCAGACGCCGCGCGGCTGGCATCGTGTTCGAGCGCAGATTGGCGACGGTGCGCCGAAAGGCACTGTGTTCGTTGGCCGCCGGCCGACGGGTGAGGTGTATAACCACCGTTTAGCGCAGCAGCATCCGCAGCGCGATTGGATTTTAACGCGTATTTTATGGCTGCAAGGGCTGGAAGTGGGATTCAACCGCGGCGATGGCGTCGACAGTATGCGGCGGTTTATTTACATCCACGGCACTCCGGATTCTGAACCCATGGGACAGCCTCGCTCCCATGGCTGTATTCGCATGCGCAATGCCGACGTCATGCGGCTTGCCGAATTGGTCTACCCAGGTACGCTGGTGTGGATTCAACCTCACAGTTTTAGCGCCATTCCATGTCTGAACATCGATTGA
- a CDS encoding TetR/AcrR family transcriptional regulator, protein MAQKDTAKAILNAAEELFSERGFAETSLRNITTKANVNLAAVNYHFGSKKSLIQAVFARFLTPFSEGLAQDLVEYRQQLNGRAPQLGELLRLLSSASMRSGGNNPHRLGMFMRLLGLAYTQGQGHLRKFLRHEYGTLFRDYMELITAATPDLSNEERFWRIHFMLGATVFTLSGADALTAMAEHDLGSSADVAQVVDKLVPFLAAGMTAS, encoded by the coding sequence ATGGCTCAGAAAGATACCGCCAAAGCCATTTTAAATGCTGCTGAAGAGTTGTTCTCCGAACGTGGTTTCGCCGAGACATCGCTGCGCAATATCACCACCAAAGCCAACGTCAATCTGGCGGCGGTGAATTATCATTTCGGTTCAAAGAAATCGCTGATTCAAGCCGTCTTTGCGCGTTTTTTGACCCCTTTTAGTGAGGGGTTGGCGCAGGACTTGGTTGAGTATCGTCAACAATTGAATGGGCGAGCGCCGCAGCTCGGTGAGTTATTACGTTTGTTGTCATCGGCGTCGATGCGCAGTGGTGGCAATAACCCTCATCGTTTGGGCATGTTTATGCGCTTGTTGGGATTGGCCTATACCCAAGGGCAGGGCCATTTGCGCAAGTTCTTGCGCCACGAGTACGGCACTTTGTTCCGCGATTATATGGAGCTGATTACCGCAGCAACGCCAGATTTATCCAACGAAGAGCGGTTTTGGCGCATTCACTTTATGCTCGGTGCGACCGTGTTTACCTTGTCAGGGGCCGATGCGCTGACGGCGATGGCAGAACATGACTTGGGCAGCAGCGCCGATGTTGCGCAAGTTGTCGATAAGCTGGTACCGTTCCTCGCGGCAGGAATGACAGCGTCGTAA
- the lexA gene encoding transcriptional repressor LexA, translated as MTKLTQRQQQVLDFVRSSLEATGFPPTRAEIAKQLGFRSPNAAEEHLKALARKGAIEIMPGASRGIRIVEEEQPGLPIIGRVAAGSPILAQEHVEDYCDIPASFFKPTADFLLEVHGDSMQDIGIMNGDYIAVNKRTTARNGEIIVARVDNEVTVKRYEKKRSKVFLHAENSAYQPIEVDLKTTEFAIEGLYVGVIRRQ; from the coding sequence ATGACCAAGCTGACCCAACGGCAACAACAGGTGTTGGATTTTGTCCGCTCCTCTTTGGAAGCCACCGGTTTCCCTCCCACCCGCGCAGAAATCGCCAAACAGCTTGGCTTCCGCTCACCCAATGCCGCCGAAGAACACCTCAAAGCCTTGGCGCGCAAAGGTGCCATCGAAATTATGCCAGGTGCGTCGCGCGGTATCCGCATTGTTGAGGAAGAACAGCCTGGCCTGCCCATCATAGGTCGCGTAGCTGCAGGCTCGCCCATTCTGGCGCAAGAACATGTTGAAGATTATTGCGATATTCCTGCCAGCTTCTTCAAACCCACCGCCGATTTTTTATTGGAAGTCCACGGCGACAGCATGCAAGACATTGGCATCATGAATGGCGACTACATTGCCGTGAACAAACGCACCACAGCGCGCAACGGCGAAATCATTGTTGCCCGCGTCGACAATGAAGTGACGGTAAAACGTTATGAAAAAAAGCGCAGCAAAGTATTTTTGCACGCTGAAAACAGCGCCTACCAGCCCATTGAAGTGGATTTAAAAACCACCGAGTTCGCCATCGAAGGCCTTTATGTCGGCGTTATTCGTCGGCAATAA
- a CDS encoding cell division inhibitor SulA has protein sequence MQQLSLSITPSHSMQRRAMAGSVTEMIIREGSAITPMQLLPLLFQCNQGQRWLLWLSPHAKMNKRWLQSLGLDQAPVVQLDSQAHNQMQLCLQAIEAGNSHLLVEWHGPLSSAQRQQLEHCARHSATEVVVIQRRSDHLAA, from the coding sequence ATGCAGCAACTGTCGTTATCCATCACCCCGTCCCATTCAATGCAACGCCGAGCCATGGCCGGCAGCGTGACCGAGATGATCATTCGTGAAGGCAGTGCCATTACGCCTATGCAGTTGCTGCCACTGTTGTTTCAATGCAATCAAGGCCAACGCTGGCTGTTGTGGCTGAGCCCACACGCCAAGATGAACAAGCGCTGGTTACAAAGCCTGGGGCTGGACCAAGCCCCAGTAGTACAGCTCGACAGCCAAGCGCACAATCAAATGCAGCTGTGCTTGCAAGCCATAGAAGCCGGTAATAGCCACTTATTGGTCGAGTGGCATGGCCCTCTGTCCAGCGCTCAACGCCAACAACTGGAGCACTGTGCACGCCACAGCGCCACCGAGGTGGTGGTGATTCAGCGTCGCTCCGACCACCTGGCCGCCTAG
- the purE gene encoding 5-(carboxyamino)imidazole ribonucleotide mutase, with protein sequence MAAAVGIIMGSKSDWPTMQYTAEMLDKLQVEYEVKVVSAHRTPDLLFDYAKEAQSRGLKVIIAGAGGAAHLPGMVASQTALPVLGVPVKSRALNGLDSLLSIVQMPGGVAVGTLAIGDAGAKNAGLLAAQILGTHDQDLQQRVEQFRQEQTDDVLEQPDPRNPD encoded by the coding sequence ATGGCTGCCGCCGTTGGTATTATCATGGGTTCAAAAAGTGACTGGCCCACCATGCAATACACTGCAGAAATGCTCGACAAACTGCAGGTGGAATACGAAGTCAAAGTGGTATCAGCCCACCGCACTCCCGATCTCTTGTTCGATTACGCCAAAGAAGCGCAGAGCCGCGGCTTAAAAGTCATCATCGCAGGCGCGGGTGGTGCTGCTCACTTACCTGGTATGGTGGCATCGCAAACGGCCCTGCCAGTGCTCGGCGTGCCGGTCAAATCGCGTGCACTCAATGGCCTAGACTCGCTGTTGTCGATTGTGCAAATGCCGGGCGGCGTCGCCGTTGGCACTCTGGCCATCGGTGATGCTGGTGCCAAAAATGCCGGTTTATTAGCAGCGCAAATTCTTGGTACACACGATCAAGACTTGCAGCAACGCGTCGAACAGTTCCGTCAGGAGCAAACCGACGATGTGCTGGAACAGCCTGACCCGCGTAACCCTGACTGA
- a CDS encoding 5-(carboxyamino)imidazole ribonucleotide synthase, producing MMKIGILGNGQLGQMLADSIADHADIEVSLYDLRAHTDAALQSFLDTVDRVSYETENISADIVAQLEPHADKLYPGIEALKTFQNRLTEKRALRAAGIATAEFWAVNSLDDVHTAIEQLGLPLVLKTTTEGYDGKGQFVIKQAEQAEQAWQTIGHRELIAEAFVTFERETSVIASRDQDGNVVVWPMTENVHHEGILRYSLYPAPALTEAKQAQAEQYIRQLADSLNYVGTITLELFDTERGLIANEVAPRVHNSGHWSIEGARSSQFRNHMLAISGQPLGSTAPLFASVAMLNVIGTEEPAKAAQQQPEAHLHSYGKEARPGRKLGHITVTATSNSQRDACIEQLIDVLPEHIWPPR from the coding sequence ATGATGAAAATTGGTATTCTCGGTAACGGCCAGCTGGGCCAAATGCTGGCCGACAGCATTGCCGATCACGCTGATATTGAGGTCAGCCTGTACGACTTACGTGCACATACAGACGCTGCGCTGCAGTCTTTTTTGGATACGGTGGACCGCGTTAGCTACGAGACCGAAAACATCAGCGCCGACATCGTCGCTCAGCTCGAGCCACATGCCGATAAGTTGTATCCCGGCATCGAGGCACTGAAAACCTTCCAGAACCGCTTGACCGAAAAACGCGCTCTACGCGCAGCTGGCATTGCCACGGCGGAGTTCTGGGCAGTCAACAGCCTGGACGATGTACACACGGCCATCGAACAACTGGGCCTGCCTTTGGTACTGAAAACCACCACCGAAGGCTATGACGGCAAGGGCCAATTTGTCATCAAACAGGCCGAGCAGGCCGAGCAAGCGTGGCAGACCATTGGCCATCGTGAACTGATTGCCGAGGCCTTCGTCACCTTTGAGCGCGAGACCTCAGTGATTGCCAGCCGTGACCAAGACGGCAATGTGGTCGTCTGGCCAATGACGGAAAACGTGCACCATGAGGGCATTTTGCGTTATTCCCTCTACCCAGCTCCGGCATTGACCGAAGCCAAACAAGCCCAGGCTGAGCAGTACATTCGCCAGCTAGCCGACAGTCTGAATTACGTCGGCACCATCACATTGGAGCTGTTTGATACCGAGCGCGGTCTGATCGCCAACGAAGTCGCACCGCGCGTGCACAATTCCGGTCACTGGTCGATCGAAGGCGCGCGCAGCAGCCAGTTTCGCAATCACATGCTGGCCATCAGTGGTCAGCCATTGGGCAGTACCGCTCCGTTGTTCGCCAGTGTTGCCATGCTCAATGTCATCGGCACCGAAGAGCCTGCCAAAGCTGCGCAGCAACAGCCGGAGGCGCACCTTCACAGCTATGGCAAAGAAGCACGCCCAGGGCGCAAGCTCGGTCACATCACCGTCACTGCCACCAGCAACAGCCAGCGTGATGCCTGCATCGAGCAACTGATCGACGTTTTACCCGAACATATCTGGCCACCGAGGTAG
- a CDS encoding DUF2058 domain-containing protein, translating into MAKSLQEQLLAAGLVNNKKAKQNQREKKRQQHLQRTGKEDVVDEAKVSAEQARKAKAERDRELNRQRDEMAQKKAIAAQIRQLIASNAIRSEQGDVRYQFVGPDNKVKPIHVDQAVFDRLSRGQLAIMELDDGFAVIPVPVTDKIRQRNDALFIYIADSSADQLDEDDPYAAYQIPDDLMW; encoded by the coding sequence ATGGCAAAGTCATTACAGGAACAGTTATTGGCCGCTGGCTTGGTTAACAACAAAAAAGCCAAACAGAACCAGCGCGAAAAAAAGCGCCAGCAACACTTGCAGCGCACTGGTAAAGAAGACGTGGTGGATGAAGCCAAAGTGAGCGCCGAGCAAGCGCGCAAAGCCAAGGCGGAGCGTGATCGCGAGCTGAATCGCCAGCGCGATGAAATGGCACAGAAAAAAGCCATTGCCGCACAAATTCGCCAACTGATCGCCAGCAACGCCATCCGCAGCGAACAAGGTGATGTGCGCTATCAGTTCGTCGGGCCAGACAACAAGGTCAAGCCCATCCACGTAGACCAAGCGGTATTTGACCGTTTGAGTCGCGGCCAACTGGCCATCATGGAGTTGGACGATGGTTTTGCGGTGATTCCGGTCCCCGTCACCGATAAGATTCGCCAGCGCAATGATGCCTTGTTCATTTACATCGCCGACTCCTCCGCCGATCAGCTGGATGAAGACGATCCTTACGCCGCTTATCAAATCCCAGACGATTTGATGTGGTAA
- a CDS encoding BLUF domain-containing protein: MFEILYVSRCRHRFDDASLTELLRIARRNNHAHDITGLLLYDGRGTFIQVLEGPQQAVEPLYERISGDNRHDHVHVLSRQSIKRRSFPEWQMGFYLMTSELIRKVDGFSDFLFSDTNQNIDNQEQAFALRMLDYFRLKARREQEDSSC, translated from the coding sequence TTGTTCGAAATCCTCTACGTTAGTCGCTGCCGACATCGATTCGACGATGCCAGCCTGACCGAACTGTTGCGCATCGCACGACGCAACAATCACGCGCATGACATCACCGGGCTGCTGCTGTACGACGGGCGCGGTACCTTTATTCAGGTACTAGAAGGCCCGCAACAGGCGGTCGAGCCTTTGTATGAGCGCATCAGTGGCGACAATCGCCACGATCATGTGCACGTGTTAAGCCGCCAAAGCATCAAACGGCGCAGCTTTCCTGAGTGGCAAATGGGCTTCTACCTGATGACGTCTGAGCTGATTCGCAAAGTCGATGGCTTTTCTGACTTCTTATTCAGCGATACCAATCAAAACATCGACAACCAAGAGCAAGCATTTGCCCTGCGCATGCTCGATTACTTTCGTTTGAAAGCCAGACGCGAACAAGAGGATTCTTCATGCTGA
- a CDS encoding methyl-accepting chemotaxis protein, whose product MLSQLKVMHKLLLLVAVLLSLLVLTGGSGYLTMSKIGTELHDIAEFDAPIANQLSELTELQLERALLFEQLLLQLTLQQNTDANALSAKLPPLDQQISSVSDSLLKALRLGADNSHDPELTRALKDMLGVITTAKQNNQRLVQQRSQLLQQARAQGVAAIKASLSGVEQQQLDLNAQLRDASQQMRQLTLQATVRADEKEQAGIRQLTLLMLVALLLGVVLSALISRSIVLPLRSMGERLRQVSSGDGDLTMTLDERGNSELSDIARDFNRFLAVLRELINATSDNANALGKSSETALNIMRTTLDNVERQYVETEQVATAVNEMSATTEEVARSSSNASDITNQVRSQVLDGRQGAENTQHTIGQLAQEIDKAATVVTALVDETRNIGTVLDTIQSIAEQTNLLALNAAIEAARAGENGRGFAVVADEVRSLAQRTHSSTEDIQTLVQRLQAEANNAVDSMRSGQQTSEESLQQSQATAATFEQAAEAVNQITDLNLQIATAAEEQASVAAEINQNLNNISELAEVTTQGAKDTHQANEEIAMRLIDLHTKLNRFKTR is encoded by the coding sequence ATGCTGAGTCAGCTCAAAGTCATGCACAAACTGTTGCTGTTGGTAGCGGTATTATTGTCACTGCTGGTACTGACCGGCGGCAGCGGCTACCTCACCATGAGCAAAATTGGCACCGAGCTGCACGATATTGCCGAATTCGATGCGCCCATTGCCAACCAACTGTCAGAACTCACCGAGCTGCAACTCGAACGCGCGTTGCTGTTTGAGCAACTGTTGCTGCAACTGACCTTGCAACAAAACACAGATGCCAACGCCTTAAGTGCCAAGTTGCCGCCGCTGGATCAGCAAATCTCGTCGGTGTCCGACAGTTTGCTCAAGGCACTGCGTTTGGGAGCTGACAACAGCCACGACCCTGAGCTGACGCGAGCCCTCAAAGACATGCTGGGCGTGATCACAACGGCAAAGCAAAACAACCAGCGACTGGTGCAGCAGCGCAGCCAACTGTTGCAACAAGCCCGAGCACAAGGCGTGGCGGCGATCAAAGCCTCCTTGAGCGGTGTTGAACAGCAACAGCTCGATTTAAATGCCCAGCTGCGTGACGCCTCACAACAAATGCGGCAACTGACTTTACAAGCCACCGTGCGCGCCGATGAAAAAGAACAAGCGGGCATCCGCCAACTCACCCTATTAATGCTGGTCGCGCTGCTGCTGGGGGTTGTACTGTCAGCGCTGATAAGCCGCAGCATTGTGCTGCCACTTCGCTCAATGGGCGAACGTTTGCGCCAAGTTTCGTCCGGTGACGGTGATCTGACCATGACGCTGGACGAGCGCGGTAACAGCGAGTTGAGCGACATTGCTCGTGATTTCAACCGCTTTCTGGCGGTACTGCGTGAGCTGATCAACGCCACCAGCGACAACGCCAATGCACTGGGCAAGTCGTCCGAAACGGCCTTGAACATCATGCGCACCACCTTGGACAACGTCGAGCGTCAGTACGTAGAAACCGAGCAGGTGGCCACCGCAGTCAATGAAATGAGTGCCACCACCGAAGAAGTGGCACGCAGCTCCAGTAACGCATCCGACATCACCAATCAGGTGCGCAGCCAAGTACTCGACGGACGCCAAGGCGCTGAAAACACCCAACACACCATTGGCCAACTGGCGCAGGAAATCGACAAAGCGGCCACCGTGGTAACTGCCTTGGTGGACGAGACCCGCAATATCGGCACGGTGCTCGACACCATTCAAAGCATTGCCGAACAAACCAATTTGCTGGCTTTAAACGCTGCCATTGAAGCCGCTCGCGCAGGAGAGAATGGCCGTGGTTTTGCCGTGGTCGCCGATGAAGTGCGCTCCCTCGCGCAGCGCACACATTCATCAACAGAGGATATTCAGACACTGGTACAACGACTGCAAGCCGAGGCCAACAACGCCGTTGATAGCATGCGCTCTGGCCAGCAAACCAGCGAAGAATCACTGCAGCAAAGCCAAGCCACCGCCGCCACCTTTGAGCAAGCCGCCGAAGCGGTCAACCAGATCACCGATCTTAATCTGCAAATCGCCACAGCGGCCGAGGAACAAGCCAGCGTTGCGGCAGAGATCAACCAGAACCTGAACAACATTAGCGAATTAGCCGAGGTCACCACACAAGGCGCGAAAGACACTCACCAAGCCAATGAGGAAATTGCCATGCGCCTGATTGATCTGCACACCAAGCTAAATCGCTTTAAAACCCGTTAG